Part of the Bacillus sp. N1-1 genome, ATCAAAGGCGCTTCAAAAACAGCAGGAAAGACTCGCGGATACGAACTTTGATTTATTGGATAAAAAAGAAGAGCTTGAAGCAGCTTTAGTGAAAGTGAAAAAGCTTTCTAGCCCCTTCCTCCCCATTTCAGCGTCACTCGGCATTATTCCATTGTTTGGCGAGCTTGAGGAAAATCTTTTTCGAGTTAATGAGCATCAGCTGTTACAAACGCTTCAGAATGGCGATTATGAACGTGTGATTCTAGATTTTAGTGGGATTGGTGAAGTACACGCCAGTGGTGTGCTTGCGTTGCTTTCGTTTTGTAGTATGCTCGAAGTTGTGGGGGTTTCTCCGATTTTATGTGGGATAAAACCGACTCATGCCCGACATCTAGCGAATCACGATTTTGTGTTAAACCAACATTTTGATATCACGGGAAATTTAAAAAACGCCGTTCGCTATTATTTAAATGACTCTTTCATGTAAAAGACCAGTGATGAGATCACTGGTCTTTAATAATATCATTTCCGTTATAAATATCTTGCTATAAAGCCAAGTATAACAAGACCGATAAAAATGCCCCAGATGATTTTTCCACCACCAGAAGGTCCAGTTCGGATTTTTCTTCGCTGCCATCGATTTGGCTTAAAGCGAATTTCTCCACTATCGGCTGTTCTCCTTACGCGAACGATCCCTCGGTTAATAAAAGGCTTCGCACCAATTAAAAGAATAGGTGCAAGTGCCGCTCCTCCAATGAAGCCAAAGAGGTGTCCAAGAATATTAATATTTGGACTAATAAACGTCATGACAAGTCCAATTCCAAGGATCATAAGTATGAGTTGGGAATTTGCCTGGTCTATTAATTCTTTACGATAGAAAGCCATGTAAAAATAGATGCCGAACAATCCAAAAATAGCACCTGAGGCACCGACATGACTAAAGTTACTATCCTGCAAATAGAATGTAGCGATGTTCGCAATAATTCCAGCCCCAAAATAGCCAATCAAGAACTTTGCTTTTCCGAGCATTTGCTCGAGAGCGGGTCCAAAGAGGTAAAGTGAAAAGGAATTAAAGAGGACGTGGGCAAATCCACCATGCAGGAAGATTGGAGTGATAAGTCTCCAGTATTCTCCTAGTTCGATCGCCCTGTTGTAACCTACCCCTAACCTAAGTATTGAGAACATTCCAAACAGGTTTACTAGAACGAAGAGGAGGATATGTATACCAATAAGTATGGAGATGATAGGATAATAACGAATAAATGAGCGAAAATCTTCATTTCGCACGAACATATGTCGACCACCTTTCTTAGGAACCAAAGTGTAAATGTTAGAATTGACTGCTCGTTTTATATAAAATTGAAATGGGTATTTCTTATAAGTTTAGCATAGCAAAAGGAAAAATCACTATTGAAAACACTATGCTAACTTTTAATGATTTAGTACGAAGGGGTTTTATCATGATTAAAGGTATTGGGATTGATATGATTGAGCTTGATCGAATAAAAAAAGCCATTCAACGAAATGCTTCGTTTGCAAAGCGCATTCTAACAGAAAGTGAATTAAGTACTTATTACTTACTTACTGGACATCGAAGTGTTGAATTTTTGGCTAGCCGTTTTGCTGCAAAAGAAGCATACGCAAAAGCAAGAGGAACTGGTATCGGGAAACTGAGCTGGCAAGATATTTGTGTACAGAAATCAACTGAAGGCGCTCCCTATATCGAAACAAAAGAGGAAAATGAGATCGTACATATTTCTATTTCACATACAAAGCAACATGCTGTTGCACAGATCATTATTGAGTGCTCGTCAAGCTAGTCTGCATATGATGGAGACTTGCCTCATATAATTTACCACGGTCAGGAGGGACCTGTTGTGAGAATCGTATCCGGAGAAGAAATGTATGAAGCGGACCGGTTTGCCATGGAGGAGATTGGAATAGCTGGTGCCATGTTAATGGAAAACGCAGGGAAATCTCTATTTGAAGCGATGAAAAGCAAACTTCATAAGAATGAGCGTATAGCGCTGTTAATCGGCACAGGGAATAATGGAGGCGACGGTTTTGTACTTGGAAGGTATTTGAAAGAGCATGGGTATGATGTTGATCTTTGGTTAATTCCCCCATATTCAAAAGTAAAGGGAGATGCTAAAACCCATCTAGATATCTTTCAAAATCTGACCTACACGTGGAAACCGTATGAAGATGGCAAAGCATTTGTAGAATCACTTCCCGAGTATGGTATTATCATTGATTGCTTACTAGGACTCGGTTTATCTGGGGCTGTTCGTCAACCATATGATGATGTCATTAGGCAAGTGAATCAAACTCATGCGACGGTTTTGTCAGTCGATCTTCCAAGTGGTATACAGGCAAATGGTGGCTACAAAGAGGAGTGCGAGCCTATTCGTGCTGATTTTACGTATACTATTCAATGCCCGAAGCTTGGAGCCTTTCTTTACCCTGATGCTGAATTTTATGGAGAAATGGAGATAGTTGATATCGGTCTTCCACAAGCCGCTTTCTCATCATGCGATAGAGCACTCTGGCAAAAATCAGACGTACATCGCACGCTTTCTGATCGATCGGCATCCTCTCATAAAGGAAGCCATGGAAAAGGTCTGGTAATTGGCGGATCAAGAGGAATGGTTGGCGCACCAATTATGACAGCAAAAGCAGCCTATCGAAGCGGAGCCGGGTTAATACAAGTTTCTGTTCCAGAGGAAATCCTGTCGATGACAGCTGGTGCCGTAGTTGAAACGATTTTTCAAGGGTACCCATCTCGTAATGGATTTTTCTCTGGTGAGGTGTCCGAGGATCTCGCTCCTTTTGACGGCATTGCGGTTGGTCCAGGTCTTGGAAGACAACCAGGATGCAAACAAATCGTTGAAACGATGTTAGCGACAGATTCGCTCCTCATTTTGGACGCAGATGCCTTGTACCACTTAGCTGAGTTGAAAGAGCGCCTTAAGGCAAGAGAAGCACCAACTGTTTTGACACCGCATCCTGGTGAGATGGCGAGGTTAACGGGGCTGTCGATCAAGGAAGTGCAAAGGAAGCGATTCGACATCTCGCGAGCGTTTGCTAAAGAGTTCGGTGTTTATCTTGTTTTGAAAGGCCCTTATACGATTGTAACTGCTCCTGATGGAAGTCAGTACGTGAATACAACAGGTAATCCTGCACTTGCTAAGGGAGGATCTGGTGACGTTTTAACTGGCATGATTCTTGCCTTTGTCATGCACAGCACGTCTCTTCAAGAGGGGATAAGCAATGCCGTGTATTTACACGGTCAATCAGCAGATACTCTGGTGCAAACAGCTCATTCTACTCTTGATGTACTGGCAACTGACGTCATTGCTACAATACCAACCGTTCTGCATTCATTTCTCGAGCAACACCACGGATAGGTTTTTCACCATACAGGAACCTCCTTTGTCGTTTTAAATGAGGCAAAGGAGTTGGGGATAGAGTGAAAAAGTTCGGTGCAGTTTTATTAATTGGGATATTGATTGCGGTGCTTGCAGGTTGCGGACAAAAAAGTCAGGAAGACGTTGTGAATGCCCTTGATAAGAAATTGAACGAAATGGAAGGGTATAAAGTTAACGCTAAAATGACGCTTGAAACGGGAGAAGAACCACAGCGTTACGATGTAGAGATCTGGTACCAAAAGCCATCTTATTATCGAGTTGAATTGAAAAACGAATCAAAAGAGCAAAGTCAAATCATCTTGCGAAATGATGAAGGAGTCTTTGTTCTCACCCCAGCATTGAATAAAAGTTTTCGATTCCAAAGTGATTGGCCTGAAAATGGTAGCCAGGCCTATCTGTATAATACGCTCGTGCAGGATATTTTAAATGATTCAGGAGCTCAATTTGAAGCTAAGGAAAATGATTATGTTTTTACAACGAAAACGAATTACCAAAACAAGAACTTATCGACCCAATCGATTCAATTAAATAAAAAGGACCTTGCACCAGAAAAAGTAACCATTATGAATCAAGATCAAAAGCCCCTTGTTGATATTGAATTTTCGGATATGAAATTCAATGCTTCTTTTGATAAAGGCGCTTTTGATATGGAGCGAAACATGACTGCAGCTCAACTAGAAGTGCCGGTGCTTGCGACTACGAATGAGCCTTTTGAAGTCGTGTATCCAATGTATGAGCCGCAAGGAACTGGTTTAACTGATGAGAAAGAAGTGGCAACCAACAAAGTGATGCTAAGTTTTACGGGAGAAAAATCTTTCACTTTAATAGAAGAGAAAAGTGAGGCTGCCGTTGAAACGAGTGCTCCTGTCAATGTAAGTGACGGGCAACCCATTGATTTAGGTTTTACGATGGGAGTTATGACTGATACGACTGTCTCCTGGCATCACAATGGAGTTGATTTCTTCCTTGCGTCAGATGATTTATCTCAAGAAGAAATGGCTGCCGTAGCAAGGTCTGTGTACGGCATGACAGAAATTAAATAATACTTCAAAGAGGTTCAGCTATGACAAATGGCTGGACCTTTTTTGGAAATAAGAGATACCGAACCCACCACACTTGAGATTCGCCTTAAGCTAGTCGGGGATAAACAAGACGCTTGCGCTTTTCTTAAAATCTCCTAAAATAGAGGGCAGAGTGTATTGTTGTGGGAGGAAGTTGGAATGGACAATCAAGTGTTTTATCGCGGGACCTGGGCTGAGGTAGATCTCGATGCTATCGAACAGAATGTAAAGTCTTATAAACGATATGTATCGGATGAAGTTGGGATTATGGCTGTAGTGAAAGCCAATGGATATGGACACGGGGCGGTTGCAGTTGCCGAGAAGGCTTTACACGCTGGGGCTGAATATTTAGCGGTAGCGATTTTAGATGAAGCGATTGCTCTACGAGAAGCAGGCATTCAATCTCCTATTCTTGTATTGGGATGGGTGCCGCCTATTTATGCTAAAGTAGCGGCTATGAATGAGATCACCCTTACTGTTTTTCAAGAAAAATGGTTAGAGGAAGCTTTTGGAGTATTGGACGGAATGATACTGAACGTTCATCTAAAAATAGACACTGGTATGGGACGACTTGGAATAAAGGAAAAAAAGGAAGCCAAGCAAATCATCGAGTGTTTGAATACCTATGCTTCATTTCATATAGAAGGCTTTTATACGCATTTTGCAACAGCAGATGAGCCTAGTAATTCGTTTATTGAAACGCAGATAGAGAAATTTGAAGACATCACTTCCTTTCTTAAGGAGAATGGTTTGCAACCGAAGTGGATCCATCTTGGAAATAGCGCTGGATCGTTACGTGTTCCCGAACGGATTGGGAATCTTATTCGTCTAGGCATTTCGATGTATGGGCTAAGTCCATCTCAAGAAATGAAGCCAATACTACCTTTTGCATTAAAGCCTGCTTTTTGCCTCTATAGTCAGCTTGTGCACGTAAAGAAAATGAGGGCTGGAGAACCGATTAGCTATGGCTCTACGTATCACGCAGCTGAAGGTGAATGGATTGGAACGATTCCGATTGGATATGCTGATGGATGGATACGCAAGCTAGGTAAAGCGTATGTGCTCGTAAACGGTGAGCGTGCTCCGATCGTTGGACGTATTTGTATGGATCAATTCATGGTTCGCTTACCTTCGCAAGTAGAGATTGGTACGAAAGTGACGCTGATAGGAACAGAGGGCGCAGAAGAAATTACAATAGATGACATTGCTGAGCGACTTGAGACGATAAACTATGAAATTCCTTGTATGATCGGACCGCGTGTTCCGAGACTTTTTCGTGAAAATGGAGAAAAAAAAGGCGTAATGAATACAATTTTAAAAAAATAGTAAAATAAAAGAAGGATTTTGCAAGAATATGATGAAATAGTCTTGTGGAAAGTTGTTTTGCAATGCGCCGCGCGCAATGGTAAGATTAATGGTGGAATACAATATGAGTAGCAGTGCTTCGGAGGTGTATGTTTGTGTCAGAGGCAAACAAAAAATCGATTGTTGTAACTCTCCCACAACATATTTTAAATGAGGTGGATGGTATTATTCAACAGGAACAGCTTGATCGTAACGAGTTCATATCACAGGCCACGACAATGTATATTCGCGAACGAAAGAAGCGACAAATTCGTGACGCCATGCGCCAGGGATACATGGAGATGGCTAAGATTAATTTGAACCTTGCAGCAGAAGCCTTTCTTGTTGAGGAGGAAGCAGAGCACACCGTGGACCGCTTAGTAAGCGGGGTGTAATGGCTTGATTGTCAAACGAGGTGATGTGTATTTTGCTGACCTTTCTCCTGTTGTAGGTTCTGAACAAGGTGGCGTAAGACCCGTCTTGATTATTCAGAACGACATTGGGAATCGTTTTAGTCCTACTGTCATTGTTGCTGCAATCACTGCGCAAATTCAGAAAGCAAAGCTTCCCACACATGTCGAAATCGATGCGAAGCGCTATGGATTTGAACGTGATTCGGTTATACTGCTAGAACAAATCCGTACTATTGATAAACAGCGTCTAACTGATAAAATCACTCACCTTGATGAGGGTATGATGCAAAGGGTACAAGAAGCTTTGCAAATCAGCCTTGGACTTATTGATTTTTGAAAACGTATAATACCAAGCGAAGCTGCTCCTATGAGCAGTTTTTTTTATATCAATCCATTCAAACGCAAGTTAATTATGGTGAATATGGAACAGATTGGTCCCTTCTATTTCCGAACATTTAGTGTGGCCGACAGCAGGGAATTTTCTAGTTATGTCGAAAAGTGTGTTAAGATGAAAATGATGTAATGTGCTAAGACTAGGAAAGCATAATTATTGCGAGACGTTCCTTGCAATGAGAAGATAAATGAATGTAGAAAGATCGTAGGGAGGAGCAAGATGGACAAGTTAGTCATACAATTATTGAATGAAAGTCGTGAACGAATCTACACCAGATGGATGGATGAGATGGAGAGGGTTCGTGATGAGCATCGGCTACAATCAATAACGGATACAGCCTATGAAGAAACGAACAAAGAGCTTTTTGAAATCATTTATACGCATATAGAGCAAAATGTTCATAAGCCAACAGATCGAATGACAGGGTTTGCTGAACATCTAATGAAGATTGGATGGAGACTTAGCTATATAACGCAAGGTTTGCAAAACTTCCGTCGAATTATTTTAGCAGTTCTACTAGATGCGAATCAATCTAATGAAAAAGTATACAGTATGTATGATGAAATTGATCGTTGGATTGACCCTATCGTGAACCAGCTGATTAATGAAAGTGCAAAGAACTGGGAAAACACCGTTTCAATTCAAAAGGTTGCTCTTCAAGAATTGTCGGCACCGCTCATTCCAGTATTTGAGAATATTAGTGTCATGCCACTGATCGGAACCATTGATACTGAGAGAGCCAAGCTGATCATGGAGAATTTGTTAACCGGTGTAATTAAACATCGATCACAAGTGGTCCTTATTGATATTACTGGAGTTCCTGTAGTCGATACAATGGTTGCTCATCATATTATACAGGCAGCTGAAGCAGTTCGTCTCGTTGGGGCGCAGTGTATTCTAGTTGGAATTAGGCCGGAGATTGCTCAAACAATCGTTAACCTGGGGATCGATCTTGGTCAATTCCCTACGAAAAGCACATTATTTAAAGGCATGAAAACTGCATTAGAAATGACAAAACGCAAAATGATTGAGATTGAGTAAGGGGGAAGACAATGCGAATTCCTATATTAAAACTGAATCAATATTTACTAATTACAATTCAAGTTGATCTCGATGACAAAACAGCACTTCAATTTCAGGAGGATTTGCTCGAGAAGATTCATGAAACAGGAGCAAAAGGCGTTGTAATTGATTTAACATCTGTCGATATGATTGACTCCTTCATTGCTAAAGTTTTAGGCGATGTGGTGCGCATGTCAAATTTAATGGGGGCAAAAGTAGTGCTCACAGGAATCCAACCTGCTGTTGCTATTACGCTAATTGATTTAGGTATTATGATGAAAAACGTCCCGACTGCATTAGATTTAGAACAGGGGTTAGAGAAATTACAACAGGAATTGGGGGGATAAGTTATGAATATCCAATCCTGTGTGGAAGTACGAAATGAGTGGGATATCGTGAAAGCGAGGCAGTCTGGTAGGAATATTGCTAAAGAACTTGGCTTCGGTACGGTCGATCAAGCTCGCATTACAACTGCTATTTCTGAACTCGCGCGTAACATATACCTCTATGCTGGAAGTGGCGAAGTAGCCATTGAACGTGTAGAAAACGGTGGAAAATTTGGTCTTAAAATTGAAGCATCCGACTCGGGCCCAGGAATTAAAGACATTAGAAAAGTAATGGAAGATGGTTTTACAACCTCTGGTGGTCTTGGAGCTGGTTTACCTGGTGTTAAACGATTGATGGATGAGTTTACAATTGATTCGAAAGAGAACGAAGGTACAGTTATCACTTCTATTAAATGGCTCCGTTAAGGAGGATCGAGCATAATGGACGACCGAGATCTTCAATATCAAAAGTATAAAGCAATATTAGAAAACTATTTAGAAGAGCAATCTGAGCAAACCTTATATAAGGGACAGCAGTTTAGTCGGAAGATGATTGAACAAAAGATCTCCCCTGAAGAAGCAGTCAGTCTCCACGTAAGTGTTCTAGAGGAACTATTTCCTGATATTCCTGAGCCGCTTAAAAACTCGTATGATTTTTTGCTTGAAATGATGATTGGGTACGGATTTGCCTATCGAGAGCATCAAAGTCTTCGTAGTCGACAGCAGCAGTTGGAATCTGAAATTGAAATTGCTGCAAATATGCAACAAACGTTACTAGCGGGCGATAAACCGGAGGTACCGAATCTTGATATTGGTGCCATTAGTAAACCCGCCCAGAAAATGAGCGGGGATTACTATCATTTTGTTCAAGACGAAAATGATTGTGTTAGTGTAGCGATTGCAGATGTAATTGGAAAAGGTATTCCTGCTGCACTTTGTATGAGTATGATTAAGTACACAATGGATAGCGCACCAGAGCAGCGAATGCAGCCTGGAGCTGTTCTTGAGAACCTTAACCGCGTAGTGGAACAAAATGTTGATCCTAATATGTTTATTACGATGTTTTATGGATTATATGATCCGAGGGTGCATTCATTTTATTACGCTGGAGCCGGTCATGAGCCGGGCTTTTTTTACGATGCGGAAAAGGATGAATTTGAAGAGCTCTTTACGAGAGGACTTGTTCTTGGTGTTTCAAAGAAAACATCATATCAAGAATACCAGCGAGTACTTAATGGAAATGATATGGTTATCATGCTTTCTGACGGTGTTACCGAATGCCGTTCGACCAATGGTTTTATTGAACGCGATGAAATCGTAGCGTTGATTCGTAAATATATTCACCTCTCAGCACAAGAAATTGTGGAAGAGGTTTACCGAGAACTTGAGCGTCTGCAGGAGTTTGAACTCAGAGATGATTTCACCCTTGTTATTTTAAGACGTGAGGTTTAACTTCTTTCTAAAAGTGGAATAAGGAATTAATGACTTTAACTAATAATTAGAAGCAACCTAACAGGGGGTAATGTTATGAATTTACAGATCAAACAAGAAGATCATGAGAATACACATCATTTACATATAGGTGGAGAGATTGACGCTTACACGGCGCCACAGTTAAGAGAGGCTTTACTTCCGCTAACTGGAAAAGAAGGTCATGAGACGCTCGTTCATCTTGGTGATGTTAATTATATGGATAGCACAGGTTTAGGTGTATTTGTTGGTGCGCTAAAATCTTCCAAAGAGCACGGTAGCTCGTTGAAACTAACTGGAATGACTTCGCGCGTACAGCGTCTTTTTGAAATCACTGGACTTGATGAAGTGATCGACATTGAAGACGTAAAGGGGGGATCAAAGTGATAAACATTTCAGATTTTGTTGAAATGAAAATCCCTGCTCAAGCAGAATTTGTTGGTGTAACAAGATTAACGGTTTCTGGAATTGCGAATCGCATGGGCTACTCCTACGATGAAATCGAAGACATTAAAATCGCACTATCAGAAGCATGTACAAACGCTGTTAACCACGCATATAAAGAAGATGAAAAAGGGCAAATCACCATTGGGTTTGGCATTTATGAAGACCGTTTAGAAATGATGGTCCTTGATCGTGGGCAAAGCTTCGACTATACAAAGGTTTCTGAAAAACTAGGACCAGTTGATAGCGAGAAGTCAGTTGAACAACTCAGTGAGGGAGGATTGGGACTCTTTCTGATTGAATCACTAATGGACAAAGTGGAAATCAGTGGAGAGGACGGAGTAGTAGTTATGATGACAAAGTTCCTCCACAGAGATGGGGTGGAAGTAGATGCCGACACAATCTCATCATCCCCGCAATAACAATAACAACGAAGTATATGAGTGGATTGAACAATACCAAAAGGATCCAACAGACGAAGTCGTGCAACTAAAGCTAGTGGAGCGATATCAAGATCTCGTTCAGTCACTCGCCCGTAAATTTTCTAAAGGGAAAAGCATTCACGACGATCTTTCTCAAGTAGGTATGATTGGATTGCTTGCTGCGCTTCGTCGATATGATCCTGAATTTGGTAGGAGCTTTGAATCTTTCGCAGTACCCACAATCGTCGGGGAAATCAAACGATTTATCCGAGACAAAACGTGGAGCGTACACGTTCCAAGAAGGATTAAAGAACTAGGACCTCGTATTAAGAAGGCAGTCGAAGAACTTACTAATGAACTTCAACGGTCTCCAAAAGTTGATGAGCTCGCTGAATATTTAAATGTATCTGAAGAAGAAGTACTTGAGACGATGGAAATGGGCAAAAGTTATCAAGCACTTTCTGTCGATAGTTCAATTGAAGCTGATCAAGAGGGTAGTACGGTCACATTACTCGATCTTGTTGGTGATCAAGAACAAGGATTTGATCTTGTCGACCAGCAGATGCTTCTTAAAAAGGCTTTTGCAGTACTCACAGAACGAGAGCAAGAAATTTTGAACTGTACGTACTTTGAGAATATGAGTCAGAAAGAAACAGGAGAGAAGTTGGGTATCTCACAAATGCATGTTTCCCGTCTGCAAAGAAGAGCCCTAGAAAAATTAAGACAGGCCATTCGAATTGAACCTACGGAGGCATTCTAGTCATGATCCACCATCATGATTTTGAGAAGCTCACTGTTGCTGCGTATCAAAAGCCGAAGGCAGGTAATCAGATGTGCGGGGACAGCTATTTTGTGGCTGAAACATCCGATTATTTCATTTGCGCTGTAGCAGATGGTCTTGGCAGTGGTGACATGGCAAAGGATTCTTCTTTAGCTGCTATTAATGCAGTGAAGGACTATCAAGCAGAAGACGTAGAATCGTTAATGGTACGAGCGAATGAAGAGATGCGAGGAAAACGAGGGTGTGTTCTTTCTGTTTTTAAGCTTGATCTAAAGACGAGGCAACTTGAGTATAGTGGAATAGGGAATATTAATTTGATTATCTATCAACCAGACGGAAAAATTATTCGCCCGATTTCATATTCAGGCTACTTGTCAGGAAAGCTTCAAAAAGTGAAGGTGCAAACCATTGATTACCCTTCAGGTTCTTCGTTCGTCACGTATTCTGATGGCGTTCAAATAAGTTCGAAAAACTATTCGATGATTGCTCGTTTTGATTCAGTGCATGAGTCGTTTCAACATTTAACTGATACGCTTCCGTCTACAAATGATGATATTACTCTTCTTGTAGGGAAAACCGTATAAAAAAGTTCTTCCGTTTCGATATAGGAAGAACTTTTTTTATTTTCATTAAAAAGACATGCACAGGATTAATTGTGGATTTTAGAGGGAAGCTTTTAACAAATCAACTTATCCGGTAAACTGATACTAGTAGAGAAGGCTCTTAAGGAGGAATTGTTTTGGAAATGACAGTAGATCAAAAACAATCGGAACATTTTCGTAAAGTCGCTCAAAATTTGAAGCTTGCTGAACGAAGTGTAAGAGAAGTGATTACGTTATTGAATGATGGGAATACTGTTCCTTTTATTGCGCGATATCGTAAAGAGTTAACAGGCGGGCTTGATGAAGTTCAACTTAGAGATATACAGGAAGCGTGGACATACCTTCAAAATTTGGATCAGCGGAAAGAAGAAGTGATCCGTCTTATTCAAGAGCAGGATAAATTAACCGATGAACTAAAGAAGCAATTAAAAGCTGCTACAAAGCTTCAAGAAATAGAAGATATCTATCGTCCATATAAACAAAAGAAGCGGACAAAAGCTACCATTGCCAAAGAAAAAGGGTTAGAACCTCTTGCCCAATGGATACTGGTAGATGGAAATAGTGATCCATTACAAGTTGCTAATAAGTACATATCAGAGGAAAACGAAGTCTTATCGGTGGAAGATGCGATTCAAGGAGCGCAGGATATCATTGCAGAATGGATTTCTGATGATGCTGAGGCTCGAAAATGGATAAGAGCTAAAACATTACAACATGGACTACTCCAGACGTCTGTTAAATCAGAGGAAGATGACCCTAAACAAATTTTTGAGATGTATTATTCCTATCAAGAGGGCATTTCAAAGATTGTTCCCCATCGTATTCTTGCCATTAATAGAGGTGAAAAGGAAAAAGTTTTAAGAACATCGATCACACCTCCAACTGATTCAATTCACGAGTATTTAAAAAGAAAAACAATTAACAGTCAGCAAAAAAGTTGCGTGACTCTTCTTGAGGAAGCGATTGTTGATGGCTATAAACGTCTTATTCAACCTTCCGTAGAAAGAGAGATACGGAAAGAATTAACGGAGAGAGCTGAAGATCAGGCCATCCACATCTTTTCAGAGAATTTAAAGCATCTTTTATTGCAGCCTCCACTAAAAGGGAAGCGTGTACTTGGTGTGGATCCCGCCTATCGAACAGGATGCAAACTAGCTGTTGTGGATGATACAGGTAAGATGCTAGAAGTATCAGTTATTTACCCAACGCCACCTAAATCAGAAGTAGAAAAGTCAAAAGCAGCTGTCATACAAATGATCAAGAAGTATGACATTGAAATGATTGCGATTGGGAACGGAACTGCATCGCGTGAAACAGAACAGTTTATTGCAGATGTAATTAAAGAAGTTGAAAAAAAGGTCGTTTATCTGATTGTCAATGAGGCGGGAGCAAGTGTTTATTCAGCGTCTGATCTTGCGCGAGAAGAATTTCCGGATCTTCAAGTAGAGGAACGCTCTGCAGTTTCAATCGCACGAAGGGTTCAAGATCCATTGGCTGAACTTGTAAAAATTGATCCGAAATCTGTTGGTGTCGGCCAGTATCAACACGATGTCTCTCAGAAGAAGTTGAATGACCAACTAACTTTTGTAGTAGAAACCGCCGTAAACCAGGTAGGGGTCAATGTAAATACAGCTTCAGTATCTCTCTTACAATATGTAGCTGGTCTGTCTAGAGCTGTAGCAATGAACATTGTGAAGAAACGAGATGAAGAAGGAAAGTTCAC contains:
- a CDS encoding anti-sigma regulatory factor gives rise to the protein MNIQSCVEVRNEWDIVKARQSGRNIAKELGFGTVDQARITTAISELARNIYLYAGSGEVAIERVENGGKFGLKIEASDSGPGIKDIRKVMEDGFTTSGGLGAGLPGVKRLMDEFTIDSKENEGTVITSIKWLR
- a CDS encoding STAS domain-containing protein, whose protein sequence is MDKLVIQLLNESRERIYTRWMDEMERVRDEHRLQSITDTAYEETNKELFEIIYTHIEQNVHKPTDRMTGFAEHLMKIGWRLSYITQGLQNFRRIILAVLLDANQSNEKVYSMYDEIDRWIDPIVNQLINESAKNWENTVSIQKVALQELSAPLIPVFENISVMPLIGTIDTERAKLIMENLLTGVIKHRSQVVLIDITGVPVVDTMVAHHIIQAAEAVRLVGAQCILVGIRPEIAQTIVNLGIDLGQFPTKSTLFKGMKTALEMTKRKMIEIE
- a CDS encoding PP2C family serine/threonine-protein phosphatase; this encodes MIHHHDFEKLTVAAYQKPKAGNQMCGDSYFVAETSDYFICAVADGLGSGDMAKDSSLAAINAVKDYQAEDVESLMVRANEEMRGKRGCVLSVFKLDLKTRQLEYSGIGNINLIIYQPDGKIIRPISYSGYLSGKLQKVKVQTIDYPSGSSFVTYSDGVQISSKNYSMIARFDSVHESFQHLTDTLPSTNDDITLLVGKTV
- the rsbW gene encoding anti-sigma B factor RsbW, with translation MNISDFVEMKIPAQAEFVGVTRLTVSGIANRMGYSYDEIEDIKIALSEACTNAVNHAYKEDEKGQITIGFGIYEDRLEMMVLDRGQSFDYTKVSEKLGPVDSEKSVEQLSEGGLGLFLIESLMDKVEISGEDGVVVMMTKFLHRDGVEVDADTISSSPQ
- the sigB gene encoding RNA polymerase sigma factor SigB, which gives rise to MPTQSHHPRNNNNNEVYEWIEQYQKDPTDEVVQLKLVERYQDLVQSLARKFSKGKSIHDDLSQVGMIGLLAALRRYDPEFGRSFESFAVPTIVGEIKRFIRDKTWSVHVPRRIKELGPRIKKAVEELTNELQRSPKVDELAEYLNVSEEEVLETMEMGKSYQALSVDSSIEADQEGSTVTLLDLVGDQEQGFDLVDQQMLLKKAFAVLTEREQEILNCTYFENMSQKETGEKLGISQMHVSRLQRRALEKLRQAIRIEPTEAF
- a CDS encoding STAS domain-containing protein; its protein translation is MRIPILKLNQYLLITIQVDLDDKTALQFQEDLLEKIHETGAKGVVIDLTSVDMIDSFIAKVLGDVVRMSNLMGAKVVLTGIQPAVAITLIDLGIMMKNVPTALDLEQGLEKLQQELGG
- a CDS encoding STAS domain-containing protein, whose product is MNLQIKQEDHENTHHLHIGGEIDAYTAPQLREALLPLTGKEGHETLVHLGDVNYMDSTGLGVFVGALKSSKEHGSSLKLTGMTSRVQRLFEITGLDEVIDIEDVKGGSK
- a CDS encoding PP2C family protein-serine/threonine phosphatase — protein: MDDRDLQYQKYKAILENYLEEQSEQTLYKGQQFSRKMIEQKISPEEAVSLHVSVLEELFPDIPEPLKNSYDFLLEMMIGYGFAYREHQSLRSRQQQLESEIEIAANMQQTLLAGDKPEVPNLDIGAISKPAQKMSGDYYHFVQDENDCVSVAIADVIGKGIPAALCMSMIKYTMDSAPEQRMQPGAVLENLNRVVEQNVDPNMFITMFYGLYDPRVHSFYYAGAGHEPGFFYDAEKDEFEELFTRGLVLGVSKKTSYQEYQRVLNGNDMVIMLSDGVTECRSTNGFIERDEIVALIRKYIHLSAQEIVEEVYRELERLQEFELRDDFTLVILRREV